From Megalobrama amblycephala isolate DHTTF-2021 linkage group LG8, ASM1881202v1, whole genome shotgun sequence, the proteins below share one genomic window:
- the palm3 gene encoding paralemmin-3, producing the protein MEHEAEKYQQRLQAIAEKRRIQEEQERARREMEDERMRLQQLKRKSLRDQWLMEGPPTSPDSKGPRSPLWGHKAQEIETNINKLQVTSEQLAEEEFKLKKLIEDGSTQTGTDAQAQHKGETVVEPAGTEVAETAPNGPIVENGNEEKKDNSVHADNHDVEEAEPRTDAKTATDTTTTSAVINGNGEGETSQDTPGQDEPASDNGFTSHPAEGTGAGGITMTFLGFKEAEPGDGVDEDDDCGAIIRAERVIITDEGEEIPEEDDGMAQEPTTDAKNEDASGNTEATVAEEETRDDPEASVESKQVEVIEDTPAEEIVTDVAVEGEEQTEQHLPDSTDTQPQTVTVDSPIEESQVPVNSTTEPSPTIQPKVEANAIESQTPKDEEAAPPSRISLSQFQEVPLDESNTKAETEKRRAEQEPLLISKAAAQLDTSAPNRAEDAIAPKRKTCQCCSIM; encoded by the exons ATGGAACATGAAGCGGAGAAATACCAGCAGCGACTGCAGGCTATAGCG GAGAAACGGCGGATACAAGAAGAACAGGAGCGAGCCAGGAGAGAGATGGAGGACGAGCGAATGAGACTTCAGCAGCTAAAG AGGAAGTCCCTCAGAGACCAATGGCTGATGGAAGGACCTCCCACATCTCCTGACAGTAAAGGACCCCGATCGCCCCTCTGGGGCCATAAAGCTCAAGAGATTGAGACTAACATTAACAA ATTACAGGTGACGTCTGAGCAGTTGGCAGAGGAAGAATTCAAACTAAAGAAACTCATAGAAGACGGTTCCACTCAAACTGGCACAGATGCTCAGGCACAACATAAG GGAGAGACTGTGGTGGAGCCAGCGGGAACAG AAGTTGCTGAGACGGCTCCTAATGGACCTATCGTGGAGAATGGAAATGAGGAAAAGAAAG ATAATTCTGTGCATGCTGACAATCACGACGTGGAGGAAGCAGAACCACGCACTGATGCTAAGACAGCAACCGACACCACAACAACTTCAGCTGTTATTAACGGAAATGGGGAAGGAGAAACATCACAAGATACTCCAGGACAGGACGAACCTGCTTCTGATAACGGCTTCACCAGCCACCCTGCTGAAGGAACAGGTGCTGGTGGAATAACTATGACCTTCCTTGGCTTCAAGGAGGCGGAGCCCGGGGATGGGGTTGATGAGGATGATGACTGTGGAGCAATTATCCGAGCAGAAAGAGTCATCATCACAGACGAAGGGGAGGAAATCCCAGAGGAAGATGACGGCATGGCTCAAGAACCTACTACGGATGCTAAAAATGAAGACGCATCTGGAAACACAGAAGCAACGGTTGCTGAAGAAGAGACACGGGATGATCCGGAAGCTTCTGTTGAGTCGAAGCAGGTCGAAGTGATTGAAGATACTCCTGCTGAGGAAATAGTTACGGATGTGGCAGTGGAAGGCGAAGAGCAAACCGAGCAACATCTCCCAGACTCCACTGATACGCAACCACAAACTGTGACAGTAGATAGCCCTATAGAGGAGTCCCAGGTTCCAGTAAATTCCACAACAGAACCTTCTCCAACAATCCAACCTAAAGTCGAAGCAAACGCAATAgaatcacaaaccccaaaagaCGAGGAGGCCGCGCCCCCCTCGCGCATCTCGCTCAGCCAATTTCAGGAGGTTCCACTGGATGAGTCCAACACCAAGGCCGAAACAGAGAAGCGGCGTGCCGAACAAGAACCTCTGCTGATCTCCAAAGCAGCGGCCCAGCTGGATACCAGCGCCCCAAATCGAGCAGAGGACGCAATAGCGCCAAAGCGAAAAACCTGCCAGTGTTGTTCGATCATGTGA